The window TAGTATTTTCAAGGATAAGTGGCAATATTTTGAACACATAAGTTCCTGAATTTAAAAAACTTTAGGTAAAAAGTGCTATTTTGTGGTATAATTGACAATAAATATATCGGGAGAAAGAGGTCTGCACATATGAATGAGAAAATAAAATTACTTATAGCATTTATAATAGTTTCACTGACAACTTACAGTGGACCAAAAGTACCATTAGTAGCAGATATGAATTCATCAAATTTACAATTGAAAAAAGATAATAAGGGATCTGTTCTTGGAGGAACTGATGAGGTTGAAATAGACCTTGAAAACAATACTATGACTTCTGAAAATGGCTTTAATATAAAGCAGGGAGATGTAGAGATAAAGGCTTTCAACTTGAGAAGAGATGTAGCTAAGGATAGATTATATGTGAATGGAGAACTGCTTACTCTTTTTTCAAATCCAACTGGAGATTTAAGTTTACAATCTTTAGATGGTGGAGATATTTCATTGAAGGGAACTGATGGCACGTTTTATAACAACTTTGGTTTTCTTGAAGTGGACAAAGTTACAGGTGCTATTAAACCAAATGATAAAATCTATTTTGGTGGAAAAAGAATCGATTATAAGAATAAAAAAATATATATAGACAATGGTTGGTTTACAACAGATTATCATATTATGAAAACTAAAAACCCTGATGATGCAGGTTATCATCTGTTGTCAAATCATATAGTTGTGGAACCTGACAAACAGATTACACTGACGGGGAGCCATTTTTATAAAAAAGATAAAAAGATTACTCCATTTGCTTTTCCATGGTATAGAGCAAATATAAGACAGGAATCTAAGGTACCATTATTCCCTGAATGGGGAACAGACACCTATTATGGATGGAATACATCTGTAGGAGTTTTGTATGGTAATCGAGGAGATAAATTTGTTGGAGGTTTTGCTCCTAAGTTTGCTGACAGAATGGGACTTTTAGTTGGTAGATGGGAGAACTGGTATAAGACTGATAACTTTGGTACAGCAAGATTGAATATAGATGATTGGTTGGTGTGGTCTAAAGAGCATAAGAAAAATATAAAAGGACCTGAAGCACTTGCTAATGAAGAGCGTGCAAAGAGACACAGAATCAATTATACCCATGAATATAGTGGGGATAAAGGAAATCTTTATTTAAGTGTTACTGATGCTACTTACAATATGGTTCCTAAGTTAGATGATTTTATAGATGATCACTACTATAGTTTTGCTGATAACACAAGGCCAGATCTTACAAAAACCATAAGATTTTACAGTATGGACACTGATCTTAGTAAGTTAGGACCAAATAAAGATATAAGTATAAAGAGTAAGGTAAAACTTACTGATGATAAAAAAGCTTATGCTTTAATGGTCTATGACGATATAAAAGATATTGCTTATGGAAGCAGTATAGATAATGATCTTGTGGCTCAGGTAGAAGCTTATAAAGATAATAAGAACTACAGAGTTGGAGGTTATTATAACTATTTATATGACATAGATCCAGGTTCAACCTACACTGATACCCAGTCTAGAGCTGAAGATTTTGGATTTGAATTCTTAGATAAAGACAGTAAAATAGGATTTACATATGATGAAAAAAATGGAGACAGATTTAGAAAATTAGGACTTTGGGAAAGAGATCCCAGCAATGAAGCAAAAGTTTCTTATGATGGTTATGATAAGACTTTCAAATTTGACTATGTACCTACAATGGTAAAAGAATATAACAGTTTTGATACAAGAGATTTAAGAGTATCTTTTGGAGAGTATGAACTTCCTGGTGGATTTAAAGTTAAGCCTGGGTATGATTTTTATGCTGAGAAGAAAGAGCTTAATTTAGATAAGGATTTAGGAAGAGAACATATTTCAAATAAAAGAAGTCAGGAATATAACAGATTTGAAAATATCATATATCAGGATTATAAGGAAAATAGAGTCTATGTAGATTTCTATGATGATACAATGAAATTTACAGTTGCTGGTGGTACAACCAAAGATGAAATTTGGGATAGAAATGGAATCTATGTAGATAACAGATATAAAAAATTTGTTAATAACTCTGATTTTTATGAAGTTGGAGCTGAAAAAAATGAGATTTCATTGGGTAATCTTGGAGAGTTAGCACTATTTGGTGGTGTAAGATATGACAGATACACTAAAGGATACAATCCATATGGACTTACGCCAGATTATGCAAGTGGAAGAGATTCAAGTATAAGAACTCAATTAAAAGTAAATCATACTGTAGAGATTTTTAATAATGAAAGTAACAATGAGAGAAAAATAGATTTTGCAGTGGCAAATGATTTAAAACTTTTCTATCAAAGATATGATTATGATTCAGGAAATGTAAATTTCGGAAATGATACCGATGGTAGAAGTGCAAAAGAGATAAGATTAATAAATAAGGAAAATATATATCAGGTTACTGATACAGTTACAACATCTATTGGAAATACTGATACAGCTTACACTATTAATTATAAAAGAGGAGAAAATCCTGCAACTAAAAAAATCAGCAGTGAGCTAATTGATAATAAAGTTGATTTTAAAATTGATGGTAAAAAATCAGTTGTATTAAAATATGGACAGGATAGAAAGTATACTGATCAGACGTTAGACAGGGAAAATTATAATAACTATACATTTAGAAATTACGGAATTGAGTACTATATTGAAAATCATAAATTATCATATAGTACAGATGCTATTGATTCTAAAATCAGAGATCTTGATCCAGAACTAAATGGTGTAACTGTTTTACCTAGTGCTTTAAGTGATGCAAGAGAAAAGATTAAACTTCATACTTATGGGTATGAATACACCTTTGGTGACAATAAATTAGGACTTGACTATAGTGAAGGTACTGATAAGAGAGATAGCATTGGAATAGATGAACTTAATGTAAAAAATAGAATATATGGAATCTCTTTCTTAGATGGTGGAGATGAGGTAGAGAATTACTACAGGGCTACTTATGAAACATATAAACATAGTGAACCTGGCTCAAAAACACTTATACTGGATGGAGAAAAATATAATTCAAGAAACTCAGATATAATCTCTTTTAACTATGAATATAGAGATAAGAGATTTAGTGATGAAGAATTATCTAAGTATGCTGAGTTAGAATATAATAAAGATTCTACAACTCTTACTCCTGAAGAGATATACAGAGTGAGAGATATTTTAAGAAATAGAGAGAGAAATCATGTTGATTTCAAATTAAATAATAATATGTATACCCAATTTGATAATATGGGTGACTATAAGCGTAATTTCAGAGTTCATTTTATGTTACAAAGAAATGATGCAAGATACAAAAAAACTGGTGACTATTGGAATTCACTTGAAAAAATTAAAGTTGGAGCTTTTTACTCACAGAACAGATTTGGTGTTGGATATCAGGTAGAAGAAAATGCTGGATGGAAGAGTAGAAAGTGGGAAAAAACCGACAGAGAGCATAAAATTAGTTTAGTTACAAGATTAGGACAGCCAAGTGAGGGTTGGTCATTCAAAACCTATGCTAAATTCTATGAAGACTTAACAGATAGAGTTAGACGTAGTGAGAAGAAAAAAGGATCTTTAGATGGTATTGGAGTAGAGATAGGTAAAGAGATGGGATACTATCAATGGTCAGTGGCATTTGAAAAAGAGTATGTTCAAAGTACAAGAGATTATGAATGGAAAGCAGCGCTTCAATTTACACTACTGACATTCCCAGAAAATCCTATATTTGGTCTAGGTGCTAATAGAGATTCAGGAGAAAATGCAAAAACAAATCCTAAGACATATCTGTTTAATGGATTAAAAGTTAATAAAGTAATAGATTAATTAATAGAAATTTTAAATGGAGGAGGAAAATTATGAAAGTTATATTACCAAGCGGAGACGTAAAAGAATTCGAAGGAGAGGTAAACTTATTTACAGTTGCAAAAAGCATAAGTAACTCATTAGCAAAAAAATCTGTAGCTGCAAAAGTTGACGATGTTTTGATGGACATGGCTACAATTTTAGATAAAGATGCGAAAGTGGAATTTATAACTGCTGATACTGAAGAAGGAGAAGAAATAATCAGACATTCTACTGCACACTTAATGGCACATGCAGTTATAAGATTATTCCCAGGAACTAAAGTTGCAATAGGACCAGCTATAGAAAATGGATTCTATTATGATTTTGATCCAAAAGTTCAATTTACAGAGGAAGATTTACCAAAGATAGAAGAAGAAATGAAAAAATTGGTAAAAGAAAACATAAAAATTGAAAGAGTTATGATGACTAGAGAAGAAGCAATAAAACATTTTGAAGCTCTAGGAGAAGTATACAAAGTTGAAATTATAAAGGATATAGCAAAAGGAGAAATGCTTTCTTTCTACAAACAAGGAGAATTCATGGACCTTTGCAGAGGACCTCACGTACCATCTACTGGATATTTAAAAGCATTTAAATTAAAATCTGTAGCTGGAGCATACTGGAGAGGAGACTCTAAAAATAAAATGCTTCAAAGAATTTATGGATTTGCATTTGCTGATGAAAAGAAATTAAAAGATTTCTTAAACTTATTAGAAGAAGCTGAAAAGAGAGACCATAGAAAATTAGGAAGAGAATTAGACCTATTCTTTGTAAGTGACTATGGACCAGGATTCCCATTCTTCTTACCAAAAGGAATGGCAATAAGAAATACACTTATAGATTTATGGAGAAGAGAACACAGACTTGCTGGATATACTGAGATAATGACTCCAGTAATGTTAAATAAAGAACTTTGGGAAACTTCAGGACACTGGTTTAACTATAGAGAAAATATGTATACATCAGAAATCGATGAGACAGAATTTGCTATAAAACCAATGAACTGCCCAGGAGGAATCTTAGCTTATAAAGCACAACTTCACTCATATAAAGATTTACCTATAAGAAGTGGAGAGTTAGGAACTGTTCATAGACATGAGTTCTCAGGAGCTTTACACGGACTTATGAGAGTTAGATGCTTCACTCAAGACGATGCTCATATCTTTATGACACCTGATCAAATAGAAGAAGAAATCATTGGAGTAGTTAACTTAATAGATAAATTCTACAGTAAACTATTTGGATTTGAATATACAATTGAATTATCTACTAAACCAGAAAAAGCAATTGGTTCAGACGAAATTTGGGAAAAAGCAGAAACTGCACTAGCAGCTGCACTTGATAAAATTGGAAAACCATACAAATTAAACCCTGGTGATGGTGCATTCTACGGACCAAAATTAGACTTCAAAATTAAAGACGCAATTGGAAGAACTTGGCAATGTGGAACAATCCAACTTGACTTTAACTTACCAGAAAGATTTGATATGACTTATATTGGTGAAGATGGAGAAAAACACAGACCAGTAATGATTCACAGAGTTGTTTATGGATCAATTGAAAGATTTATAGGAATCTTAATTGAACACTATGCAGGAGCATTCCCATTATGGTTAGCACCTACTCAAGTTAAGATTTTAACTATAAATGATGAGACAGTTCCATATGCAAAAGAAGTATTTGATAAACTTCAACTAGCAGGAATAAGAACAGAACTTGACGATAGAGCAGAATCTATTGGTTACAAGATTAGAGAAGCAAATGGAAAATATAAAGTTCCTGTACAACTTATCATTGGTAAAAATGAAGTTGAAAAAGGTGAAGTTAACGTTAGAAGAAGAGGTTCACAAGAACAAGTATCAATGAAACTTGATGATTTCATCAATATGATTGTTGAAGAATCAAAAGTTAAATTTGATAAATAGTTTTACAAGAAATAACTTGCTGTATTATAAAAAACCCTGACAGTGAGCTGTCAGGGCTTTTTTTTACCCTTTTGCAGCAAAAAATACCATTTTTTTAGTATACATTACTATTTTAAATAGTATCTATATAAAAAAAGAAAGATAGTGATAATTGTTTGATTGTATTAACAATATGTTTCTTTTTAGTTGAAAATTCCCTTAAACAGATACATCTATATCTAGAGTACATACAAAATATTGATTAATAAGATAAACATTAGTGAAATATCATATATATATTATATTATTTTAACTTAAATAATATAATTGGTATATTATTTATTTGGTGTAAAAATTATTTGAGATAATTCATTTGACGAAATAGTAAAAAGATAATATAATAATATTGATGGAATTGTATGTAAATAATACTCAATTGATTAAAACTGAATAATCAATTGCAAGTTATCACGTTGTATCTTTTAAGGAGGGATTAATGTCATGGTAACATTAGAAACAATTAAGGAAGCTAGAAGTAACATACAAGATTCAATTAAAAAAACTCCATTGTTGGAATGTCCAACACTTGAAAAACAAGTAGGAGGAAAAGTTTTCTTTAAACTTGAAAACTTACAAAAAACTGGATCTTTCAAAATCAGAGGAGCATTAAACAGAATTGCCCATTTAACTGATGAAGAAAAGAAAAGAGGAGTTATTGCATCATCTGCAGGTAACCATGCACAAGGTATTGCATTAGGAGCTACTGCACAAGGTATTAAATCTACAATAGTAATGCCTGAAACTGCACCTATAGCAAAAGTTGTTGCAACAAAGAACTACGGAGCAGAAGTAGTACTTTGTGGTGAAGTATATGACGATGCGTATGCAAAAGCAAGAGAAATTGAAAAAGCAACAGGAGCAGTATTTTTACACCCATTTGATGATGAGTATGTAATTGCTGGACAAGGAACTATAGGAATGGAAATTCTTGAAGAGATGCCTGATATCGATACTATATTAGTACCTATCGGTGGTGGAGGAATCCTTGCTGGTATAGCAACTGCTGCTAAATCAATAAACCCAAATGTAAGAGTAATAGGAGTAGAATCTGAAAACGCTGCTTCAATGACAGAAGCTCTAAAAAGAGGAGACTGTTGTGAAGTATGTGGATGCGCAACTATAGCAGATGGTATAGCTGTAAGAAAAGTAGGATGTAAAACTCTTGAATTAGCTAAAAAATATGTTGATGAAGTTGTAACAGTATCTGATCAGGAAATAGCTGATGCAATACTATTCTTGATGGAAAAATCAAAAGTAGTAGCAGAAGGTGCTGGAGCTACTCCACTTGCAGCAATTTTAGCTGGAAAAATAGATTGTAAAGGAAGAAAAGTTTGTTCAGTTGTTTCAGGAGGAAACATTGACGTAAACTTAATAGAAAGAGTTCTTAATAGAGCACTTATCCATAACGGAAGAAGATATGAATTTAAAGTTGTTGTTAATGATAAAATTGGAGAAGTAGAAAAAGTATTACATGTTCTTACAACAAACAGAGCTAATGTTATTTATATTACTCAAAGTGTTTACAAGGCTAAATTAGGAATCAATAAACAAGAATTAACACTTGTAATAGAATGTAGTGATATGAATCATAGAAATGAAATAATAGGTAAGTTAAAAGAAGCTGGATACGATATTTACGAATAAACCAATTTTATTGCAGTAAAATATAATATATTAAAGGGAAGTGAGTTTAACTATGAAAAAATTTGGTTTGTTACCTAAGTTGATACTTGGTATCATCGTAGGTATTTTAGTAGGAATGACAGGTATTCATTTTATTATTCAAGCATTAGGAACATTTAACAGTGTATTTGGAAGTTTCTTAGGATTCGTAATTCCATTGATTATCATTGGATTCGTTGCTCCAGGTATTGCTGACTTAGGAAAAGAAGCTGGAAAATTATTAGGAGTTACAGTAGGATTAGCTTACTTATCTACAATAATTTCAGGATCTTTTGCTTACTTTGTAGATAGCATATTATTCCAAAAACTTCATTTGGAAAATGCTGCTGAATTAATCAAACATGCTGAAGAAAATGCACGTCACTTAGACCCATTCTTCACAATTGATATGCCACCTATTATGGGTGTTATGACAGCATTACTAATTGCATTTACATTAGGAATAGGAGCAGCAGTTATTGAAGGAGATACTTTAAAGAAAGGTATGAGAGAATTCCAAGCTATAGTTGAAAAGATAATTACTAACATAATTATCCCATTCTTACCTCTACACATTTGTGGTATCTTTGCTAACATGACTTTCGAAGGTAAGACAGCTGCAATAATGTCAGTATTCGTAAAAGTATTCGCAATCATAATTGTATTACACTATGTAATCATTATATTCCAATATGCAATTGCTGGAGGATTAGCAGGAGCTAACCCATTCAAATTAATAAAAACTATGATTCCTGCATACTTAACAGCAGTAGGAACTCAATCATCAGCAGCTACTATTCCAGTTACACTTGCTCAAACTAAGAAAAATGGTGTATCTGATGGTGTTGCAGACTTCGTAATACCTCTATGTGCAACAATTCACTTGTCAGGAAGTACAATTACTTTAACAAGTTGTTCATTGGCACTTATGACTATTTACGGAATGCCTCATAACTTTGGACTAATGTTTGGATTTATCTTAATGCTTGGTGTAACAATGGTTGCAGCACCAGGAGTACCAGGTGGAGCAGTTATGGCTGCATTAGGGTTATTAGGATCAATGTTAGGATTCTCAGAAGAATTATTATCACTTATGATAGCTCTTTACCTAACTCAAGACAGTTTTGGTACTGCATGTAACATCACTGGTGACGGTGCAATAGCTGTTATAGTTAATAAGATAGCTGGATTCAAACTAGAACCAAAACAAGCAAAATAAAAGAACAATGACAAACTAAATAATTATAGAAGAAACATAGAATAAAAAGAACAAATCAAAAAAATATTAAAGTTACTAAAAATAGTTAATAAAATACTCTATAAGTGGGGTTAATTTCCAAGAATAAAGGTTTTATTAGGTAAATATTTATTGACCGCATCATGTGGTTATGATATAATCTAATAGATTATTTAATAGAAATGTTGGGAGGACTAGAATGGAGATTTTATTTACAGTTCTGCTTTTTATTTTTGCGATTATATTGATAGTATTAGTACTGATACAACCAGACAGGAGCCATGGAACATCTGCAAGTATGGGATTGGGAGCATCAAATACTGTATTTGGAATATCAAAAGATGGAGGGCCTTTAGCTAAAGCCACTGAGGTTGTAGCAACATTATTTATTCTTAGTGCACTTTTATTATATTTAGTAAAATAATAATAGAAGAAAAGGCGTATTGATATCAATACGCCTTTTTTATCGATAAATGGTTGTGATAAAATGAAAAGTCTATTTCAAAATAACTATGAGGATGTTAAGCCTTTAGCAGTAAAATTAAGACCACAATCTCTTGATGGATTTGTAGGTCAGGAGAAATTACTGGGAGAAAAAGGAATACTTAGAAAATTAATAGAGAATGGAAATATTTCAAACTCTATATTTTATGGTCCTCCAGGATGTGGTAAAACTACAATTGGAGAAATCATCTCTAAAACCATTGATAGTAATTTTGAAAGTTTAAATGCTACTACTGCAAGTCTTGATGATTTAAGAGAGGTAGTAGAAAGAGCTAAGCAAAACATTGAATTTTATGGAAAGAAAACTATTCTTTTTTTAGATGAAATTCATAGATTTAACAAAAAACAGCAGGATGCACTTCTTTCATATTGTGAAAGCGGTGTTGTAATTCTCATTGGAGCAACAACTGAAAATCCTTACTATAATCTAAACAATGCCTTATTATCAAGAGTTATGGTTTTTGAGTTTAAAGCACTGGATAGAAAAGATATAGAAAAAATACTGAGAAATGGAATACAGGTTCTTGGAATAAAAGAGCCATCTCAAGAGATTATTGAGTGTATTTTGGATATATCAAAGGGAGACAGTAGAATTGCTCTTAATTATCTAGAACTGTACAAAAATAGCTGTATGGGTCTTGATGATGATGAGGTACTGGAACTATTTAGGCAGAGAAGGTCATCTTATCATAAAGAGGAAGATAAATATAATCTTATATCTGCAATGATAAAAAGTATGAGGGGAAGTGACCCTGATGCAGCAGTTTACTGGTTGGGAAGACTTCTAGCAGGTGGAGAGGATCCAAGGTACATTGCAAGAAGGATAGTTATACATGCCAGTGAAGATATAGGGATGGCAAATCCAGAGGCCATGCTTGTGGCAAATAGCGCAATGCAAGCCAGTGAAAGAATTGGTATGCCTGAGATAAGAATAATTTTAGCACAGGCAGTTATATATATTTCTATTTCAACAAAAAGTAATTCATGTTATATGGCAATTAATAAAGCACTTGAAGATATTAACAACGGTGATCTGGAAGAGGTACCTATCCACATATCAAACAGTGCTGTGGGATATAAGTATCCACACAGTTATCCAGATAACTTTGTAATGCAGAACTATACAAATAAAAAAAGAGAATATTATATTCCAGGGAACAACAGGAACGAAAAGTTTATAAGTGAAAAACTAAAAAAATTATGGGGTAATAAATAAAAATAGACGAGGTGAGATAGTTGAAATTAATAAAAGCAGCTAGAGGAACAAAGGATATTTGGGGAGAA of the Fusobacterium sp. DD2 genome contains:
- the thrS gene encoding threonine--tRNA ligase, with product MKVILPSGDVKEFEGEVNLFTVAKSISNSLAKKSVAAKVDDVLMDMATILDKDAKVEFITADTEEGEEIIRHSTAHLMAHAVIRLFPGTKVAIGPAIENGFYYDFDPKVQFTEEDLPKIEEEMKKLVKENIKIERVMMTREEAIKHFEALGEVYKVEIIKDIAKGEMLSFYKQGEFMDLCRGPHVPSTGYLKAFKLKSVAGAYWRGDSKNKMLQRIYGFAFADEKKLKDFLNLLEEAEKRDHRKLGRELDLFFVSDYGPGFPFFLPKGMAIRNTLIDLWRREHRLAGYTEIMTPVMLNKELWETSGHWFNYRENMYTSEIDETEFAIKPMNCPGGILAYKAQLHSYKDLPIRSGELGTVHRHEFSGALHGLMRVRCFTQDDAHIFMTPDQIEEEIIGVVNLIDKFYSKLFGFEYTIELSTKPEKAIGSDEIWEKAETALAAALDKIGKPYKLNPGDGAFYGPKLDFKIKDAIGRTWQCGTIQLDFNLPERFDMTYIGEDGEKHRPVMIHRVVYGSIERFIGILIEHYAGAFPLWLAPTQVKILTINDETVPYAKEVFDKLQLAGIRTELDDRAESIGYKIREANGKYKVPVQLIIGKNEVEKGEVNVRRRGSQEQVSMKLDDFINMIVEESKVKFDK
- the ilvA gene encoding threonine ammonia-lyase, coding for MVTLETIKEARSNIQDSIKKTPLLECPTLEKQVGGKVFFKLENLQKTGSFKIRGALNRIAHLTDEEKKRGVIASSAGNHAQGIALGATAQGIKSTIVMPETAPIAKVVATKNYGAEVVLCGEVYDDAYAKAREIEKATGAVFLHPFDDEYVIAGQGTIGMEILEEMPDIDTILVPIGGGGILAGIATAAKSINPNVRVIGVESENAASMTEALKRGDCCEVCGCATIADGIAVRKVGCKTLELAKKYVDEVVTVSDQEIADAILFLMEKSKVVAEGAGATPLAAILAGKIDCKGRKVCSVVSGGNIDVNLIERVLNRALIHNGRRYEFKVVVNDKIGEVEKVLHVLTTNRANVIYITQSVYKAKLGINKQELTLVIECSDMNHRNEIIGKLKEAGYDIYE
- a CDS encoding dicarboxylate/amino acid:cation symporter, with translation MKKFGLLPKLILGIIVGILVGMTGIHFIIQALGTFNSVFGSFLGFVIPLIIIGFVAPGIADLGKEAGKLLGVTVGLAYLSTIISGSFAYFVDSILFQKLHLENAAELIKHAEENARHLDPFFTIDMPPIMGVMTALLIAFTLGIGAAVIEGDTLKKGMREFQAIVEKIITNIIIPFLPLHICGIFANMTFEGKTAAIMSVFVKVFAIIIVLHYVIIIFQYAIAGGLAGANPFKLIKTMIPAYLTAVGTQSSAATIPVTLAQTKKNGVSDGVADFVIPLCATIHLSGSTITLTSCSLALMTIYGMPHNFGLMFGFILMLGVTMVAAPGVPGGAVMAALGLLGSMLGFSEELLSLMIALYLTQDSFGTACNITGDGAIAVIVNKIAGFKLEPKQAK
- the secG gene encoding preprotein translocase subunit SecG; translated protein: MEILFTVLLFIFAIILIVLVLIQPDRSHGTSASMGLGASNTVFGISKDGGPLAKATEVVATLFILSALLLYLVK
- a CDS encoding replication-associated recombination protein A, which produces MKSLFQNNYEDVKPLAVKLRPQSLDGFVGQEKLLGEKGILRKLIENGNISNSIFYGPPGCGKTTIGEIISKTIDSNFESLNATTASLDDLREVVERAKQNIEFYGKKTILFLDEIHRFNKKQQDALLSYCESGVVILIGATTENPYYNLNNALLSRVMVFEFKALDRKDIEKILRNGIQVLGIKEPSQEIIECILDISKGDSRIALNYLELYKNSCMGLDDDEVLELFRQRRSSYHKEEDKYNLISAMIKSMRGSDPDAAVYWLGRLLAGGEDPRYIARRIVIHASEDIGMANPEAMLVANSAMQASERIGMPEIRIILAQAVIYISISTKSNSCYMAINKALEDINNGDLEEVPIHISNSAVGYKYPHSYPDNFVMQNYTNKKREYYIPGNNRNEKFISEKLKKLWGNK